The Dreissena polymorpha isolate Duluth1 chromosome 2, UMN_Dpol_1.0, whole genome shotgun sequence nucleotide sequence GTTATGACTGGTGTTCGCGGTGGAGTTACCACACTAATGAAGGAACGCAACGGACTTATGCTCAGCGTTCACTGCATAGCGCACCGATTGGCACTGGCTAGCGGACAGGCAGCCAATAGTAATAAATACCTGCAGCAGTATCAGGCAATGATAAACACGGTATATAAATACTACCACTACTCGCCAAAACACCAGGCTAAAATGAACAAAATCCAACAGGTGTACGAAATGGCGGAGAGAAAGTTTAAGCAGACTTTCCCAACGCGTTGGTTGTCGTTTGAAGGTGCCGTCGAGGCCATCATTGAAAACTATGCGGCGTTAGTAGCTTGCATGGAAATGGACGTTGCCGAGTGCGGGGATCCTGTCGCTAGTGGAATTCTTCGATTCATATCGGATTACCGGTTCCTTTACTCAACACATGCTATGATGGACGTCATTACGGAGCTCGGTATCCTGAGCCGAAATTTTCAGCGTAGGGATTTGACGGTGTCAGAGCAAAGCAGTCAACTCAGTGCAGCGATCTGTGCACTGAAAGCAATGCGGACATCGCCAGGACCCTCACTTTCATAGTCGGCCTTCCGGATAACTACGCAAGTGGTTTTGATTACGGCGCTGAAGTTCAGACATGCCCAATCAAGGGTTGGGATGAATTAATCGAGACGTCAAAATCAATCATGTCTGGGTACATTGATACCCTACTTGACAATCTTTCTGAGAGGTTTCAGGACAAGGACACGATTGCATGCTTTGTCATATTTGACCCTGAGAAGTTGCCAACTGACATTGATGTTTTGGGCACTTAAGGCGACCAGGATATACGTGCACTCGCTGCATTTTACGGAAGAGGAGCATCGTCATTAACAGTTGATTCTAAAAGTTTGCTGGCAGTGTGGAGCTTTTTTCGGTTCCACATGTTCGACAAATtccagtcattgaaattcagtgCCATGGCAGAGCGTGCTTTAAATAGCACAGACTTGCTATTAGTGTATCCCAATGTGTGTAAACTTATAAGGGTGTGTCTGATTCTACCCGTGTCAAGTGCGGACTGTGAACGGGGATTCTCTCGatataacttaattaaaataaaacaacggaACCGCCTTTATGTTTCAACAGTAAACACTCTCATGATGATGACTGTTGACACGCCTGACATTTCGGACATGAACCAGTTCAACTTTGGACGTGCCTTTGACGTTTGGGCGGTTTCAAAGGCCAGAAGGTTTGGCAATAAAGCAAAATAGTGTAAATGTGATTGTGTGTATGTGCTGgaacataaaaaaaacttaaaaaactaaaaaaaaatttaattacaTTGGGAAGTTTTACTATTACTAGATCATCAATCAGGTTTGTTTATTTCTCACTGATTTATATGTGAactacatatatattattatgattgaTCCACGCTATGAAGTTATGTGCtcttgaataaaatattgttttgctaTATGTTACTTCAATGCTTGTTGATACTAATAAATTGATGATAATActtatgttgttgttgatgtttggTAAGTCTCACACACACATAAAAAGTGGTTCACCAGCGAAGAAAAAAACTTCAAGCAAAAAATAccttatttcagaaaaaaaatatcttcattttgctcaggaaatagccccaaaacgcaccacagacgatctaggatccaaaaattttacggcatgcccccggacccccctagatttggctactaagtttttttccttaCCGCCAACCTAGCTTAGTTTCATCACACGCCACTTTCTTTAGTTGTTTTCGATATGTTTCACAGTGTTTCTTGTTTAATTGTCGTTTATGTGTTtgtgtaatccaattaaaatcacaatcttatgaaatatttgtaatatttaaattttcactttaacttatttaataattttaattaatcataattaataaagttttaattaatttcaattaacaaaattttaaaataattattgcatattgtttaaaataactagtgcatattgttcaaaataactattgcatattgtttagaataactattgtacattgttagaaatacttaaggaattgcgcagttcatatcacgcattaagcccagttttcacaaaactacaccggaatacttttttgtgccaggtgagctacaaactctatcatattgatgtactataagaaaacagcttactaagctaacaaagaatagcacattccaatcttaattgtttaccaaatcaagaacgcaaacgtaagcagtagaaacttctagaaagttccatgaccaagggttaacaactttgacccgaacaaatataaaaaaagtaggtgaatcagcgtaccacgtgagaccacataggatcacgtgagaaacgtattaggaaaagtctgatcaggtttcagaaagttgcatctgaaagaatatttaagaaaacactgtgggggactcaccacagtgtttttccggatattacaggtgagctgttgatacttatttatttttaaacctaaattattgtttgctgcaaataaatatattcatacttaaattattgtttactactttaatttgtttcacctacattcaatgtagagtatttaggaaagttgtttgactgcacaatatccaaataaatatatattgtgtattaatgataattgctattttataagtatcatattagtaaaacaaatagtactgtcttctcataaataaataatttctttattttatgatttaacaaaataatgttaatgcccgaaaactgttagtgaaattgaacaatattctgtgtgatttattaatatatattaagaatcaatatcgttgcatatgtacgtatatatcataaatgatatttatgcatgcaaatgtttatcttgtttaataaattaacacagtgtttttccggatattacagagaataaaatgggctgtttacactgtcgacttctttgattatttacatctattatggattatAGAATATTAGCGGTTAACGCTAATTCGCATAAATTGAAGAATGGTAatatttaatgctaattgaaaatgaaacactacaaatacaacattcactaagaccgtaatggacagaataattaattattaagaattaaataatgtatcgtacgtaaatgaagatcccgttaccaattatattaaatggcaataatgaaaacttcaaggaacattgaaataacaagtaaaagcacgtacgatatCTGTATCTCTTCACTTAGCtctgatattaaaacaaaataccccTTTAATCTCTGGTTTTCCCGCTTGAGCCATGCATCACCAAGTTCAGCTTTCTTTCTTGAACGATACTCCTTCATTCTTTGGGCCTTCGACTTCGCCATTATACAATTAAAGGATATCATGTAGTTTACATTTGTCTTATTATTGCTATAAATACGTCCATTTGTAACATTATAATGGgcaatttatattgtataatcATAAAATATCACATGCAtgcaaatgtaaacataaaacaagcaatgtgtttgtgaaacactatgtccccatatacatgacgtttgaccttgaaggatgaccttgacccttccccactcaaaatgtgcatgagatacacatgcatgtcaaatatcaagttgatagcTTTAATAATGCAGAAGGGACAGtaaataagcaattttgacccatatatttgaccttaaagaaagactttaacctttcaccacttaaaatgtgcacctccatgagatacacatgtatgccaaatatcaagtttctattttcaatattgcacaagtattcataaaatgagcgagtttggccccatatatttgacctctgaccttgacctttcaccactcaaaaaatgcaactccatgagatacacatgcatggcaaatatcaagttgctatcttaaatattgaaaaagttattgcaaatgttaaaggtggagtaaacaaacaaacaaaccaacagacagggcaaaaacaatatgacccGCACTTTAGTGGTGGGAGGACATAAAAATATGTTGTAAACGTTCAATATATGAACGCGTATTAATGCGTATAATGGGCATCAAAACTTCACCATTTACGGGACAAAATGACCATTTACGGGACACAAGATATAATaagcatttatttaataaacattatttatagtTCATGTTTCTTCATCTAAAATTTtcatataatgtattttaatacaaaaaatatcgaatataatccAGCTTTACATATGAAAATCACCATAAAACATGATAAAAACATGCGTTTTTTCTATATTGGACACCAAGTTCAAGAAAATGTCCGATCCTATGTTATGACGTCATATATAACTCAAATATGACGTAATTGATCCGAAAATACTGTATTAACTGGAAAGAAATGGGTTAAAACCGTTTTGCTATGTTTTGTGACTCGTAACTGGTGGCTCGTAAATGGTTTATAGATACAATCAAATCGTAAAAATGACGAAATAAATCATCCCATTGTGATAGAAGTTATATTTTCAGTGAAACATTACCCTTCTTTAAGTCCTTAGCGTAATTATTCCTAGAAGTAATACAGTTACGTGCATTTGTTCTTAA carries:
- the LOC127870157 gene encoding zinc finger protein 862-like, with the protein product MMRADKSLPYEHHESVRDMQDAIIEVVRRQLIDDIRQSGVFSVMCDESTDVSTEKTFIFYVRTPRADAKFLEVTELNGDECTATNLCATIIRVLEMRNLSVDNIACITTDGASVMTGVRGGVTTLMKERNGLMLSVHCIAHRLALASGQAANSNKYLQQYQAMINTVYKYYHYSPKHQAKMNKIQQVYEMAERKFKQTFPTRWLSFEGAVEAIIENYAALVACMEMDVAECGDPVASGILRFISDYRFLYSTHAMMDVITELGILSRNFQRRDLTVSEQSSQLSAAICALKAMRTSPGPSLS